The following coding sequences lie in one Megalodesulfovibrio gigas DSM 1382 = ATCC 19364 genomic window:
- a CDS encoding nicotinate-nicotinamide nucleotide adenylyltransferase produces MIPKYSQLIGTKDPAGLSPLSPALPFSDEAPRLGILGGSFNPPHVGHVLQARHAWELLGLTRLDVLPAAAPPHKPRRGLLPFDLRVTLTRLAMQDAGLSGLRIEDREGRRAGPSYTIDTLREYAAELPGWEIIFLMGSIDLPTLPTWKDGLRINSLAHLAVHPREEDEADQVAQVLESGALGRYARVKSPLPDTPWCWRKAEPPGKLLWYLECGRLPVCATDIRTRWRTGEPLDTVXLSSERFSPENSSQKGRCLNLRWDASDCAGWPPE; encoded by the coding sequence GTGATTCCAAAGTACTCCCAACTTATTGGCACGAAAGATCCGGCCGGCCTGTCGCCGCTGTCCCCTGCCCTGCCCTTTTCCGACGAGGCGCCGCGGCTGGGCATCCTGGGCGGTTCCTTCAACCCGCCCCACGTGGGCCATGTGCTGCAGGCCCGCCACGCCTGGGAACTGCTGGGGTTGACCCGCCTGGACGTGCTCCCGGCCGCTGCGCCGCCGCACAAGCCCCGCCGCGGCCTGCTGCCCTTCGACCTGCGCGTAACCCTGACCCGACTGGCCATGCAGGACGCCGGGCTTTCCGGCCTGCGCATCGAGGATCGCGAAGGCCGCCGCGCCGGCCCGTCCTACACCATCGACACCCTGCGGGAATACGCCGCCGAGCTGCCGGGCTGGGAGATCATCTTTCTGATGGGCTCCATCGACCTGCCCACCCTGCCCACCTGGAAGGACGGCCTGCGCATCAATTCGCTGGCCCACCTGGCCGTGCATCCCCGCGAGGAGGACGAGGCCGATCAGGTGGCCCAGGTGTTGGAATCCGGCGCGCTGGGGCGCTATGCCCGCGTAAAATCGCCCCTGCCGGACACGCCATGGTGCTGGCGCAAGGCCGAGCCGCCGGGGAAGCTGCTGTGGTATCTGGAGTGCGGCCGCCTGCCCGTGTGCGCCACGGACATCCGCACGCGATGGCGCACCGGCGAGCCACTGGACACGGTGCNCCTTTCTTCAGAAAGGTTTTCCCCCGAGAACTCCTCTCAAAAAGGACGTTGCCTTAATCTTCGATGGGATGCGTCGGACTGCGCAGGATGGCCCCCTGAATAA